One Oryza sativa Japonica Group chromosome 8, ASM3414082v1 DNA window includes the following coding sequences:
- the LOC4345574 gene encoding U-box domain-containing protein 19 has translation MTPPPPPPRRRMLAMPAVCPCEDISPGTLLASLATLSADVADGCDVDRLPALRGGVGVAVRVAGLLREFLEEVRWAAAAELPGGSVLGMSELHVALQKMRFLLEDCGRKGARMWVLMNAEAVASELRVVLGSVATAMDVLPAGVVAASDDAREFAALVSQQAWRAAVRPDEEDSRAARSVRSMLARFRSGATPDAEDARLVLGRVGVASWWDCSQEVSFLEAEMLERLEAGGENDNDLVLISGLLTFLLYCRVVLFDRIDYGKADEPAPAPAPRAASYLARINPEGLQCPITLELMTDPVTLATGQTYDRASIKRWVKSGCRTCPVTGEKLRSADVVPNVAVRGIVEQLLLSSGVSLHEPSSKHRCAVDKTASPFGAAAAGGARLAVAFLVSKLCRGTPEEQKKATYECRKLSKRNVFHRACLVDAGAVPWLLHLLSSPDASVQDNAVAGLLNLSKHPAGRRALVEAGGLGLIVDAVSVAAKVEAQQNAAAILFYLSSDAGYCDEISRIPEAIPTLVRLVREGAYRGRKNALVSLYGVLQRGAGGHGRAVSAGAVAALASLLPGDRDDLANDAVALLARLAEQPAGAAAVLSSSALVTRLVDFLGASASRSAKDHCAALLASLCRHGGDAVVALLGKTPGLMPSLYALIADGGAQGSKKARWLVNEIHRHYEQRQPPVAAPPAGDRVIRV, from the coding sequence atgacgccgccgccgccgccgccgcgccgccggatgCTGGCGATGCCGGCGGTGTGCCCATGCGAGGACATCTCGCCCGGGACGCTGCTGGCGTCGCTCGCCACGCTttcggccgacgtcgccgacggGTGCGACGTGGACAGGCTGCCGGCGCTccggggcggcgtcggcgtggccgTGCGCGTCGCCGGGTTGCTCCGGGAGTTCCTTGAGGAGgtccggtgggcggcggcggcggagctccccGGTGGCTCTGTGCTGGGGATGTCCGAGCTGCACGTGGCGTTGCAGAAGATGCGGTTCTTGCTAGAGGATTgcgggaggaagggggcgcGGATGTGGGTGCTGATGAACGCGGAGGCTGTGGCGTCGGAGCTGCGGGTGGTGCTCGgctcggtggcgacggcgatggacgtgctccccgccggcgtggtcgcggcgtccgacgacgccagggaGTTCGCGGCGCTGGTGTCGCAGCAGGCGTGGCGCGCCGCGGTGCGGCCGGACGAGGAGGACTCCCGCGCGGCACGGAGCGTGCGGTCGATGCTGGCGCGGTTCAGGAGCGGCGCCACGCCGGACGCCGAGGACGCGAGGCTGGTGCTcggccgcgtcggcgtcgccagCTGGTGGGACTGCTCCCAGGAGGTGTCCTTCCTCGAGGCCGAGATGCTCGAGCGgctggaggccggcggcgagaacgACAACGACCTCGTGCTCATCAGCGGCCTCTTGACGTTCCTGCTCTACTGCCGCGTCGTCCTGTTCGACCGCATTGATTACGGCAAGGCTGatgagccggcgccggcgccggcgccgagggcGGCGAGCTACTTGGCGCGAATCAATCCGGAGGGGCTGCAATGCCCGATCACGCTGGAGCTGATGACTGATCCGGTGACATTGGCCACCGGCCAGACCTACGACCGCGCGTCGATCAAGCGGTGGGTGAAGAGCGGGTGCCGGACGTGCCCCGTCACCGGCGAGAAGCTCCGTAGCGCCGACGTCGTGCCGAACGTCGCGGTGCGCGGGATCGTCGAGCAGCTGCTGCTCAGCAGCGGCGTCTCGCTCCACGAGCCGAGCAGCAAGCACCGGTGCGCGGTCGACAAGACGGCCTCGCCGTTCggtgccgcggcggccggcggcgcgcgcctcGCCGTGGCGTTCCTCGTGTCCAAGCTGTGCCGTGGCACGCCGGAGGAGCAGAAGAAGGCGACGTACGAGTGCCGGAAGCTGTCGAAGCGGAACGTGTTCCACCGGGCGTgcctcgtcgacgccggcgccgtgccATGGCTgctccacctcctctcctccccggaCGCCTCCGTCCAGGACAATGCCGTGGCTGGCCTCCTCAACCTCTCCAAGCACCCCGCCGGCAGGAGGGCGCTCGTCGAGGCCGGCGGGCTGGGCCTCATCGTCGACGCCGTGAGCGTGGCCGCCAAGGTGGAGGCGCAGCAGAACGCGGCGGCCATCCTGTTCTACCTCTCGTCGGACGCCGGCTACTGCGATGAGATCAGCCGCATCCCGGAGGCGATCCCGACGCTGGTCCGGCTCGTGCGGGAGGGCGCGTACCGCGGCCGGAAGAACGCGCTGGTGAGCCTCTACGGCGTGCTccagcgcggcgcgggcggccaCGGCAGGGCGGTGTCCGccggcgccgtggcggcgctCGCGTCCCTGCTGCCCGGCGACCGCGACGACCTCGCCAACGACGCCGTCGCGCTGCTGGCGAGGCTCGCCGAGCAgcccgccggcgcggcggccgtcCTCTCCAGCTCGGCGCTCGTCACGCGGCTCGTCGACTTCCTCGGCGCGTCGGCGTCGCGGTCGGCCAAGGACCACTGCGCGGCGCTGCTGGCGTCGCTGtgccggcacggcggcgacgcggtggtCGCCCTGCTGGGGAAGACGCCGGGGCTGATGCCGTCCCTGTACGCGCTcatcgccgacggcggcgcgcagGGGAGCAAGAAGGCGAGGTGGCTCGTCAACGAAATCCACCGGCATTACGAGCAGCGGcagccgccggtggccgcgccgccggccggcgaccGTGTCATTCGAGTATAG